A single genomic interval of Mycolicibacterium sp. MU0053 harbors:
- a CDS encoding ArsR/SmtB family transcription factor has product MGLAVPDAATAPVFDALGDANRLRIISRLCDAGPCSTSALTQAIPATRQAAAKHLAVLESVGLVRSEKRGRERVWTMRPESLTEAGEYLDALSRRWDQRIGRLREFVENDPD; this is encoded by the coding sequence ATGGGCCTAGCCGTCCCGGACGCGGCGACCGCACCGGTCTTCGATGCCCTCGGCGACGCCAACCGGTTGCGCATCATCAGCCGGTTGTGCGATGCCGGACCCTGCTCGACCTCCGCGCTGACCCAGGCCATCCCGGCGACCCGGCAGGCGGCCGCCAAACACCTCGCGGTGCTGGAATCGGTCGGCCTGGTACGCAGCGAAAAACGGGGCCGGGAACGCGTTTGGACCATGCGGCCGGAATCGTTGACCGAGGCCGGCGAGTATCTCGACGCGCTGTCGCGGCGTTGGGATCAACGCATCGGCCGGCTGCGCGAGTTCGTCGAGAACGACCCCGACTAG
- a CDS encoding sensor domain-containing protein, which produces MGLGIRLLGWCLVTLALPGCTVTAGGLAAAPARVRPWSPPLVEAHAVLLDLDSMRGITGGGPELNIIPSMDTAYPVDIEALADQTPPPCRFLFAETATFGAAIDDFHKVSYQYPPRAGLISQAAAVYTDPPTARKVFEDLSQQATDCGRTPFGRTYLGAVNSDDESLRTRSGDCGRDYRLKAVVLAEVTFCGFGESVPQIVLTNLLRGVPG; this is translated from the coding sequence GTGGGCCTCGGCATACGGCTGCTCGGCTGGTGTCTGGTGACGCTGGCCCTACCGGGATGCACGGTGACGGCGGGCGGACTCGCAGCCGCGCCCGCCAGGGTCCGGCCGTGGTCGCCACCGCTGGTCGAGGCGCACGCCGTGCTGCTGGACCTGGACAGCATGCGGGGCATCACCGGCGGTGGCCCCGAGTTGAACATCATTCCCTCGATGGACACCGCCTATCCCGTCGACATCGAAGCGCTGGCCGATCAGACACCGCCGCCGTGCCGGTTCCTGTTCGCCGAGACCGCGACGTTCGGCGCCGCCATCGACGACTTCCACAAGGTGAGCTACCAGTACCCGCCGAGGGCCGGGCTGATCTCCCAGGCCGCCGCCGTCTACACCGACCCACCCACGGCCCGGAAGGTGTTCGAGGATCTGTCGCAACAGGCCACCGACTGCGGGCGGACCCCCTTCGGTCGGACCTACCTCGGCGCCGTGAACTCCGACGACGAGTCGCTGCGTACCAGGTCCGGCGACTGCGGCCGCGACTACCGACTCAAGGCTGTGGTGCTCGCCGAGGTGACCTTCTGCGGCTTCGGCGAATCCGTGCCGCAGATCGTACTGACCAACTTGCTGCGCGGGGTACCCGGGTAG
- a CDS encoding PTS mannitol transporter subunit IICBA, producing the protein MSTTEATPSRTGLRVRVQKLGTALSNMVMPNIGAFIAWGLITALFIEAGWLPGLFNALQDPNGWVAKIGGWGAFEGAGVVGPMITYLLPLLIGVTGGRMVYGVRGGVVGAIATIGVVAGADVPMFMGAMIMGPLGGWLMKKADALWEGKIRPGFEMLVDNFSAGILGMILAIFGFFGIGPIVSSFTRAAGSAVDFLVENNMLPLTSIFIEPAKVLFLNNAINHGVLTPLGSTQALETGKSVLFLLETNPGPGLGILLAYMVFGRGMARASAPGAAIIQFFGGIHEIYFPYVLMKPKLIIAAVLGGMTGVFINVLFNSGLRAPAAPGSIIAIYAQTPGGSFLGVTLAVLGATAVSFAVAAVLLRTDRATEDPDLAAATAEMEALKGKKSSVAGALVDGGARTGPIRNIVFACDAGMGSSAMGASVLRKKVQQAGHREVKVTNQSIANLTDDYSLVVTHRDLTDRARLKTPSAIHVSVDDFMGSPRYDEIVELLGRDDAAGNAEPQPAAEDDAPAPDGADVLAPDSIVLNGTARTRAEAITEAGRLLVAAGAVEPSYVEAMHERETSVSTYMGNGLAIPHGTNEAKDTIRRTGMSFVRYSDPVDWNGKPAEFVVGIAGAGQDHMALLTRIAQVFLKPAEVERLRTATTAEDVRAVLSG; encoded by the coding sequence TTGTCCACCACTGAAGCCACGCCCTCGCGCACCGGCCTGCGGGTCCGGGTACAGAAGCTGGGCACGGCGCTGTCGAACATGGTCATGCCCAACATCGGCGCGTTCATCGCCTGGGGCCTGATCACCGCGCTGTTCATCGAGGCGGGTTGGTTGCCCGGCCTGTTCAACGCGCTGCAGGATCCCAACGGCTGGGTGGCCAAGATCGGCGGTTGGGGCGCGTTCGAGGGCGCCGGCGTCGTCGGCCCGATGATCACTTATCTGCTGCCGTTGCTGATCGGGGTCACCGGCGGCCGGATGGTCTACGGCGTGCGCGGCGGCGTGGTCGGGGCGATCGCCACCATCGGTGTGGTCGCCGGCGCCGACGTGCCGATGTTCATGGGCGCGATGATCATGGGCCCGCTTGGTGGCTGGTTGATGAAGAAGGCGGATGCGCTCTGGGAGGGCAAGATCCGGCCCGGCTTCGAGATGCTCGTCGACAACTTCTCCGCAGGCATCCTCGGGATGATCCTGGCGATCTTCGGCTTCTTCGGGATCGGCCCCATTGTCTCGTCGTTCACCCGGGCGGCCGGCAGCGCGGTGGACTTCCTGGTGGAGAACAACATGCTGCCACTGACCTCGATCTTCATCGAACCGGCCAAGGTGCTGTTCCTCAACAACGCGATCAACCACGGCGTGCTGACCCCGTTGGGTTCCACCCAGGCCCTCGAGACCGGCAAGTCGGTGCTGTTCCTGCTGGAGACCAACCCCGGCCCGGGCCTGGGAATCCTGTTGGCGTACATGGTCTTCGGTCGGGGCATGGCGCGCGCCTCGGCCCCGGGTGCGGCTATCATCCAGTTCTTCGGCGGTATCCACGAGATCTACTTCCCGTACGTCTTGATGAAGCCCAAACTGATCATCGCCGCGGTCCTGGGCGGCATGACCGGGGTGTTCATCAACGTGCTGTTCAACTCGGGCCTGCGGGCACCGGCCGCACCCGGATCGATCATCGCGATCTACGCCCAAACCCCCGGCGGCAGCTTCCTGGGGGTGACGCTGGCGGTGCTTGGCGCCACCGCGGTGTCGTTCGCGGTCGCGGCCGTGCTGCTCAGGACCGACCGCGCCACCGAGGATCCGGACCTCGCGGCGGCGACCGCCGAGATGGAGGCGCTCAAGGGCAAGAAGTCCAGTGTGGCCGGCGCGTTGGTCGACGGCGGCGCCCGAACCGGGCCCATTCGAAACATCGTGTTCGCCTGTGACGCCGGCATGGGGTCCTCGGCCATGGGCGCCTCGGTGCTGCGCAAGAAGGTGCAGCAGGCGGGCCACCGCGAGGTCAAGGTCACCAACCAATCGATCGCCAACCTCACCGACGATTACAGCCTGGTGGTCACCCACCGGGACCTGACCGACCGGGCCCGGTTGAAAACCCCGTCGGCGATTCATGTCTCGGTGGACGACTTCATGGGCAGCCCGCGCTACGACGAGATCGTGGAACTGCTCGGCCGCGATGACGCGGCCGGCAATGCCGAACCGCAACCCGCCGCCGAGGACGACGCGCCCGCGCCGGACGGTGCGGATGTGCTGGCACCGGACTCGATCGTGTTGAACGGGACGGCGCGCACCCGGGCGGAGGCCATCACCGAGGCGGGCCGACTGCTGGTGGCCGCCGGTGCGGTCGAGCCGTCCTATGTCGAGGCGATGCACGAACGCGAAACCTCGGTGTCCACCTACATGGGCAACGGCCTGGCGATCCCGCACGGCACCAACGAGGCCAAGGACACCATCCGGCGCACCGGAATGTCCTTCGTGCGCTATTCCGACCCGGTCGACTGGAACGGCAAGCCCGCCGAGTTCGTCGTCGGCATCGCCGGTGCCGGCCAGGACCACATGGCGTTGCTCACGCGGATCGCTCAGGTCTTCCTCAAGCCCGCCGAGGTCGAGCGGCTGCGGACGGCCACGACGGCCGAGGACGTGCGCGCCGTGCTGTCCGGGTAG
- the ligA gene encoding NAD-dependent DNA ligase LigA, with protein MSPADPDAGDAVEAAPKEADLRREWQDLADEVREHQFRYYVRDAPTISDGEFDALLGRLIALEEQHPELRTPDSPTQLVGGAGFATEFAPAAHLERMLSLDNVFNVEELAAWTARLRAEIGADQHYLCELKIDGVALSLVYRDGRLERGATRGDGRTGEDVTMNARTIDDIPTRLSATDDYPVPAVLEVRGEVFFRIADFEALNASLVAEGKPPFANPRNSAAGSLRQKNPAVTSKRKLRMICHGLGHVEGFTPASLHDAYLALAAWGLPVSEHTARVQGLAAVEERIAYWGEHRHDVEHEIDGVVVKVDDVSLQRRLGSTSRAPRWAIAYKYPPEEATTKLLDIKVNVGRTGRVTPFAYMEPVKVAGSTVGLATLHNASEVKRKGVLIGDTVVIRKAGDVIPEVLGPVVDLRDGTEREFVMPTTCPECGSPLAPAKEGDADIRCPNSRSCPAQLRERLFHLAGRGAFDIEALGEKAATALLTSGVLADEGDLFTLTAEDLLRTELFTTQKGELSKNGELLLNNLDKAKAQPLWRVLVALSIRHVGPTAARALAGEFGTLEQIEAATEEELAAVEGVGPTIAAAVVEWFTVDWHRAIVDKWRAAGVRMADERDTSIARTLEGLSIVVTGSLPGFSRDEAKEAILARGGKAAGSVSKKTAYVVAGDAPGSKYDKAVELGVPILDEDGFRRLLAHGPGSDGSEPPDNGE; from the coding sequence GTGAGCCCAGCTGACCCCGATGCCGGAGACGCCGTGGAGGCGGCTCCGAAAGAAGCCGATCTGCGTCGCGAATGGCAGGACCTCGCCGACGAGGTGCGCGAGCACCAGTTCCGCTACTACGTCCGCGACGCGCCGACGATTTCCGACGGCGAGTTCGACGCGCTGCTGGGCCGGCTGATCGCCCTCGAGGAGCAGCACCCCGAACTGCGCACCCCGGATTCGCCGACCCAGCTGGTCGGCGGCGCGGGATTCGCGACCGAGTTCGCGCCGGCCGCGCATCTCGAGCGGATGCTCAGCCTCGACAACGTCTTCAACGTCGAGGAGCTGGCCGCCTGGACCGCCCGGCTGCGGGCCGAGATCGGCGCGGACCAGCACTACCTGTGCGAACTCAAGATCGACGGCGTGGCGCTGTCGCTGGTCTACCGCGACGGCCGGCTCGAGCGCGGCGCCACCCGCGGTGACGGGCGCACCGGCGAGGACGTGACCATGAACGCCCGCACCATCGACGACATCCCGACGCGGTTGTCCGCCACCGACGACTACCCGGTGCCCGCGGTGCTCGAGGTGCGCGGCGAGGTGTTCTTCCGCATCGCCGATTTCGAAGCGCTCAACGCCAGCCTGGTGGCCGAGGGCAAACCGCCGTTCGCCAACCCGCGCAACAGTGCCGCCGGGTCGTTGCGGCAGAAGAACCCCGCGGTGACCTCGAAGCGCAAGTTGCGGATGATCTGCCACGGCCTCGGACACGTCGAGGGTTTCACTCCGGCCTCCCTGCACGACGCCTACCTCGCGCTCGCTGCCTGGGGACTGCCGGTCTCCGAGCACACCGCGCGGGTGCAGGGGTTGGCCGCGGTCGAGGAGCGCATCGCCTATTGGGGCGAGCATCGCCACGACGTCGAGCATGAGATCGACGGCGTGGTGGTCAAGGTCGACGATGTTTCGCTGCAGCGCCGGCTCGGGTCCACCTCGCGGGCGCCGCGCTGGGCGATCGCCTACAAGTATCCGCCCGAGGAGGCCACCACCAAGCTGCTCGACATCAAGGTCAATGTCGGGCGGACCGGGCGGGTCACCCCGTTCGCCTACATGGAACCGGTGAAGGTGGCCGGTTCGACGGTCGGGCTGGCGACCCTGCACAACGCCTCGGAGGTCAAGCGCAAGGGGGTGCTGATCGGGGACACCGTCGTCATCCGCAAGGCCGGCGATGTCATCCCCGAGGTGCTCGGACCCGTGGTCGACCTGCGGGACGGCACCGAGCGCGAATTCGTCATGCCGACAACGTGTCCGGAGTGCGGTAGCCCGTTGGCGCCCGCCAAGGAGGGCGACGCCGACATCCGGTGCCCCAACTCGCGCAGTTGCCCCGCGCAACTGCGCGAACGGTTGTTCCACCTGGCTGGTCGCGGTGCCTTCGACATCGAGGCGTTGGGGGAGAAGGCAGCCACCGCGTTGTTGACCTCGGGGGTCCTGGCCGACGAGGGCGACCTGTTCACCCTCACCGCCGAGGACCTGTTGCGCACCGAGTTGTTCACGACGCAGAAGGGCGAACTGTCGAAGAACGGCGAGCTGCTGCTGAACAACCTCGACAAGGCCAAGGCCCAGCCGCTGTGGCGGGTCCTGGTGGCGCTGTCGATCCGCCATGTCGGCCCCACGGCGGCGCGCGCCCTGGCCGGAGAATTCGGCACGCTGGAGCAAATCGAGGCCGCCACCGAGGAGGAGTTGGCCGCCGTCGAGGGCGTGGGTCCGACCATCGCCGCGGCGGTCGTCGAGTGGTTCACCGTCGATTGGCATCGCGCGATCGTCGACAAGTGGCGCGCGGCCGGCGTCCGGATGGCCGACGAGCGCGACACCAGCATCGCGCGGACCCTGGAGGGCCTGTCGATCGTGGTGACCGGTTCACTGCCGGGCTTCTCGCGCGACGAGGCCAAGGAGGCGATCCTGGCACGCGGCGGCAAGGCCGCCGGTTCGGTGTCGAAGAAGACCGCCTACGTGGTCGCCGGCGATGCCCCCGGGTCCAAATACGACAAGGCCGTCGAGCTCGGCGTGCCGATTCTCGACGAGGACGGCTTTCGCCGGTTGCTGGCGCACGGGCCCGGATCCGATGGCTCGGAGCCGCCCGACAACGGCGAATAG
- a CDS encoding SRPBCC family protein — translation MSTDRIEKSAVLHASLDRVWRAISDAREFGTWFGMRVDGPFVAGTTVSCQMTGTAVDEDIAAAQREHEVHSFPLHIVTVDPPRRFAFRWNPVAGAEFADLTTLVEFTLTETDGEVLLEIVESGFDAVPAEHRGAAFADNSQGWAEQLKLIGRYVTAAQWA, via the coding sequence ATGTCTACCGATCGCATCGAGAAGAGCGCCGTGTTGCATGCGTCGCTGGACCGGGTCTGGCGCGCCATCAGCGATGCACGCGAATTCGGCACCTGGTTCGGCATGCGGGTCGACGGCCCATTCGTCGCCGGCACCACCGTCTCCTGCCAGATGACCGGCACCGCCGTCGACGAGGACATCGCCGCCGCGCAGCGCGAGCATGAGGTGCACAGCTTTCCGCTGCATATCGTCACGGTGGATCCGCCGCGGCGGTTTGCCTTCCGCTGGAACCCGGTGGCGGGCGCGGAGTTCGCTGATCTGACCACCCTGGTGGAGTTCACCCTGACCGAGACCGACGGCGAGGTGTTGCTCGAGATCGTCGAATCGGGCTTCGACGCGGTGCCGGCCGAGCATCGCGGCGCCGCGTTCGCAGACAACTCCCAGGGCTGGGCCGAGCAACTGAAGCTGATCGGTCGTTACGTCACGGCAGCCCAATGGGCCTAG
- a CDS encoding methionine synthase yields the protein MSIFATATGIGSWPGTAPRQAAEVVVGELHSMTHLVELPARGIGADLIGRAGALLIDIAIDTVPRGYRIAARRGSVARRATSLLDEDLDALEEAWEIAGLRGSGRVVKLQAPGPITLAAELELGNGHRAITDTGAVRDLAVSLAEGVAAHRATVARRLETDVVVQFDEPVLPAALAGRLTGVTSLNPVHPVDEALAVELLDGCVDRVGTEVAVHCCAADIPWKVLSRSGIHAVSVDASALQRADLDHLGEFLESGRTVLFGAVPAVDPDGWPSVEQVAATVAAVVDRLGFPRGVLAERVGVTPACGLAGASPAWARRTVELCQQVVDGLAADPESI from the coding sequence GTGAGTATTTTCGCCACCGCAACCGGTATCGGGTCCTGGCCCGGGACCGCACCGCGGCAAGCAGCCGAAGTCGTTGTCGGAGAACTGCATTCGATGACGCACCTGGTCGAGCTGCCCGCCCGGGGGATCGGTGCCGATCTGATCGGCCGGGCCGGGGCGCTGCTGATCGACATCGCGATCGACACCGTTCCGCGCGGGTATCGCATTGCCGCCCGGCGTGGCTCGGTGGCTCGGCGGGCGACGAGTCTGCTCGACGAGGACCTCGATGCACTGGAGGAGGCGTGGGAGATCGCCGGGCTGCGCGGTTCCGGACGCGTGGTGAAGCTACAGGCGCCGGGGCCGATCACCCTGGCCGCCGAACTCGAACTGGGCAACGGCCATCGGGCCATCACGGATACCGGAGCCGTGCGCGATCTGGCGGTCTCACTGGCCGAGGGGGTGGCCGCGCACCGGGCGACGGTGGCCCGCCGACTCGAGACCGACGTGGTGGTGCAGTTCGACGAGCCCGTGCTGCCGGCCGCGCTGGCCGGTCGCCTGACCGGGGTGACGAGCCTGAACCCGGTGCACCCGGTGGACGAGGCGCTGGCCGTCGAACTGCTCGACGGCTGTGTCGACCGGGTCGGCACCGAGGTGGCGGTGCATTGCTGTGCTGCCGACATCCCGTGGAAGGTGTTGAGCCGCAGTGGTATCCACGCCGTATCGGTGGATGCCTCGGCGTTGCAGCGCGCCGATCTCGATCACCTCGGCGAGTTCCTCGAGTCTGGTCGGACGGTGCTGTTCGGCGCGGTGCCGGCGGTCGATCCGGACGGGTGGCCCTCGGTTGAGCAGGTGGCGGCCACGGTGGCGGCGGTCGTCGACCGGCTGGGCTTTCCCCGGGGCGTACTGGCCGAACGGGTCGGGGTGACACCGGCCTGCGGCCTGGCCGGCGCGAGTCCGGCGTGGGCGCGCCGCACGGTGGAGTTGTGTCAGCAGGTGGTCGACGGCCTCGCCGCCGACCCCGAATCGATCTGA
- a CDS encoding MmcQ/YjbR family DNA-binding protein — protein sequence MPHPIMFDDDDPGLAELRRIALDFPGAAEKVSFGRPVFHAPKMFAMYGGTCKTTGETVAFPHSVLVKVDEAERPALEQDGRFFSPMYFGPFGWLGLDLTAAEADWEEITELVDASFRLAAAKKLIRELDARRR from the coding sequence GTGCCTCATCCGATCATGTTCGACGACGACGATCCGGGCCTGGCCGAGTTGCGACGCATCGCGCTGGATTTCCCCGGCGCGGCCGAGAAGGTGTCGTTCGGTCGCCCGGTCTTCCACGCACCGAAGATGTTCGCGATGTACGGCGGAACCTGCAAGACCACCGGCGAGACGGTCGCGTTCCCGCACTCGGTGCTGGTCAAGGTCGACGAGGCCGAGCGGCCCGCCCTCGAGCAGGACGGCCGCTTCTTCTCGCCGATGTATTTCGGGCCTTTCGGCTGGCTCGGGCTCGATCTGACCGCCGCCGAGGCGGATTGGGAGGAGATCACCGAACTGGTGGATGCGTCCTTCCGGCTCGCGGCGGCCAAGAAGCTGATCAGGGAACTGGACGCGCGCCGACGCTAG
- a CDS encoding zinc-dependent dehydrogenase gives MLALRYYAPEDVRLEDVPEPTCGPDEVKLRVRNCSTCGTDVKIFYNGHQNLSPPRTIGHEIAGEVVAVGADVNATYGTNWQVGDRAQVIAAVPCGECHECRKGWMAVCQNQTSMGYQYDGGFAEYMIVPRQVLKVDGLNRIPDNVGYDEASAAEPFACAINAQDLLGIEEGDTVVVFGAGPIGCMHIRIARGVHRCGPIYLVDVNEARLKMSADAVSPDEIIDGSKVDVVERVLELTGGRGADVVITATAANIAQEQAIAMAARNGRISFFGGLPKNNPTITCDSNVVHYRQLHIHGANGSAPEHNKRALEYISTGQVPVKDLITRHVPLAQVLEAFQIVKNGEAIKVTIEP, from the coding sequence ATGCTGGCCCTGCGCTACTACGCACCCGAGGACGTCCGCCTCGAGGACGTCCCCGAACCGACCTGCGGACCCGACGAGGTCAAACTGCGGGTGCGCAACTGCTCGACGTGTGGCACCGACGTCAAGATCTTCTACAACGGCCATCAGAACCTGTCCCCGCCCCGCACCATCGGCCACGAGATCGCCGGCGAGGTCGTGGCGGTCGGCGCCGACGTGAACGCCACCTACGGCACCAACTGGCAGGTCGGCGATCGGGCCCAGGTGATCGCCGCGGTGCCGTGCGGTGAGTGCCACGAGTGCCGCAAGGGCTGGATGGCGGTGTGCCAGAACCAGACCTCTATGGGTTACCAGTACGACGGCGGCTTCGCCGAGTACATGATCGTCCCGCGGCAGGTGCTCAAGGTCGACGGCCTCAACCGCATCCCGGACAACGTCGGCTACGACGAGGCCTCGGCCGCCGAACCGTTCGCCTGTGCGATCAACGCCCAGGACCTGCTCGGCATCGAGGAGGGTGACACCGTGGTGGTGTTCGGTGCCGGCCCGATCGGTTGCATGCACATCCGGATCGCCCGCGGTGTACATCGTTGTGGCCCCATCTATCTCGTCGATGTCAACGAGGCGCGCCTGAAGATGTCCGCCGACGCGGTTTCCCCCGACGAGATCATCGACGGCTCCAAGGTCGATGTCGTCGAGCGCGTCCTGGAGTTGACCGGTGGCCGGGGCGCCGACGTCGTCATCACCGCGACCGCGGCCAACATCGCCCAGGAGCAGGCCATCGCGATGGCCGCTCGCAACGGCCGCATCTCGTTCTTCGGCGGGTTGCCCAAGAACAATCCGACGATCACGTGCGACTCCAATGTCGTGCACTACCGGCAGTTGCACATCCACGGTGCCAACGGTTCAGCGCCGGAACACAACAAGCGGGCGCTGGAGTACATCTCCACGGGGCAGGTCCCGGTCAAGGACCTGATCACCCGGCACGTGCCGCTGGCGCAAGTGCTCGAGGCGTTTCAGATCGTGAAGAACGGCGAGGCGATCAAGGTCACCATCGAGCCGTGA
- a CDS encoding DeoR/GlpR family DNA-binding transcription regulator, with product MDSETRQRRIVELARTRGRVEVAVLAAELEVASETIRRDLTALAGRRLLKRVHGGAIPLETAGFESGLQYRSQVDLAQKHRIAAAAADLRRGAETVYLDEGFSPRLIAERLADAELTVVTSSLLVADALARSATVTVLLLGGRLRGRTLATVDHWAVGMLESLVVDVAYLGTNGISVEHGLTTPDPAVAAVKRAAVRSARRAVLVGAHSKFGLAHFCRFAEVADFEAIVTGVELPAVEAERYEALGPNVIRV from the coding sequence GTGGATTCCGAGACCAGGCAGCGCCGGATCGTCGAACTCGCCCGCACCAGGGGACGCGTGGAGGTCGCTGTGCTGGCCGCCGAACTGGAGGTTGCGAGCGAGACGATCCGGCGCGACCTGACGGCGCTGGCCGGCCGGCGCCTGCTCAAGCGCGTGCACGGCGGCGCGATCCCGCTCGAGACGGCCGGGTTCGAGTCCGGGCTGCAGTACCGCAGTCAGGTCGATCTGGCCCAGAAGCACCGGATCGCCGCCGCGGCAGCCGATCTGCGCCGCGGTGCGGAGACGGTCTACCTCGACGAGGGTTTCAGTCCGCGGCTGATCGCCGAGCGGTTGGCCGACGCCGAACTGACCGTGGTCACGTCGTCGCTGTTGGTGGCCGATGCCCTGGCGCGCAGCGCCACCGTCACCGTGCTGCTGCTCGGCGGGCGGTTGCGCGGGCGGACGTTGGCGACGGTCGACCACTGGGCGGTGGGCATGTTGGAAAGCCTGGTCGTCGACGTGGCTTATCTGGGCACCAACGGGATCTCGGTCGAGCACGGGCTCACGACCCCCGATCCCGCGGTGGCCGCGGTCAAGCGGGCCGCGGTGCGCTCCGCGCGGCGCGCGGTGCTGGTGGGCGCGCACTCCAAATTCGGGCTCGCCCACTTCTGCCGCTTCGCCGAGGTGGCGGATTTCGAGGCGATCGTGACGGGGGTGGAACTGCCGGCGGTCGAGGCCGAGCGCTATGAGGCCTTGGGGCCGAATGTGATTCGGGTCTGA